The Nicotiana tabacum cultivar K326 chromosome 1, ASM71507v2, whole genome shotgun sequence genome segment ccttcagGACCATCAAAtaacgggtccggatccgtttacccaaaatattgaccgaagtcaacttaaactcattttaaaggcaaaattcatcatttttcacagattttcacataatggctttccgacTACGCGTCCGGTCTGCGTACGTAAATCGAGGTGAGAGAGAAAGAGTTTTTTTTTAAAGCATCGGAACacaaaatttgtttttttttaaaaacaagtgatgaccttttgggtcatcacaacccTATACAATGATAAACTTAACGTAAATGATTTAAGTTATACTCTGTATTTACTTATATAATTTAAGAGTTCAATTTTTATATATTAACAATGTGAAAATAATTCACttacaatttaatttttttttttcaaattaccaaccaaacacgaaaaaaataaggaaaaaaaatcacTTAGTTTTTCTGAAGTattttttcagaaaaataatttacATGGAAAACGATATTTTCCTTCCTTCCAAACACATGACTGTATTTTCTTTGGCAATTACAACCACAAAATGAGGTTGGGAGATATTCAATATGATCTAAACAAAATTGCAGCAGCATATATTAATAGAGTAAAGTTACTTTTTTTGCTTGACGCCCTTTGGCCTACTGACTTCGGGTGCAACTTGTTTCAAAGACTCAATGGTTCACGGAATACTACATTAAAGTCATTAATATACAAACAACATGCATCTTTAAGCTGGTTGATATCTTGATACATTTCGTCATTGGTAATCAATGAGCATTACACATTTTCCTGAAAAAACATAATAGCAAGTGGtcccaaaaaatataaaattagagTGAAACTGATAGAAATTGAACTCTAAGGGCGTTTATTCTATAAAGGAAATCATTTcttgaaaaataactaattttctagcaaccaaaaaaaaaaaaaaaaaaagagaacctCATAAAATCTCATTGAAAAGGGGAATGTTGTGAAAGACAGTGGATTAACCATCCcacaatcacacacaaagcatatagagaaaaacaaaaagacacAAAGATTTAACGAGATTCAGCTAAGCTTAATCCGCGAAATAGAAGCAGAGAGAGTTTTTcactataaatgaaaagaaaaacacaatACAATTTATAGAATCCCAACTACAACCTTTATATATAGATTCCAAACAGTCTCAAACCTATAAAAGAAATGTCTTCCCAATCCGATAAGGATAATTAGTTTTTCTTTCCCAAATATATTAGAATAATGTGTTTCCTAAACCTATAGAGATTATGAATTTCCTAAAatacaaatattttatttaagacataAATAACAGGGAAAAACAACTTCCTTTCTGGTGTTTCCTCCTATAGTCCATTTGGACACTTAGACAAAGCTTCTGATTAAAGTGATATTTGAGTGATTACCTAAGGGATGAAAATATTACTCTTTTAACCATTCAATGTTGAGAACTTGAAGAACCTGAAGATGGCTTAATGCAAATCACACCATTAATATCCTCTTCACCTTGAATTAATCTAGCAGGAAATTGAAAATCTCCATTGAAATGGCTATTGTAAATTGAAGATTTATGTTCTGCACTTGCCATTGGTTGCTGTAATTCCGAAGCATGACTAATTAACTGTGAAAAATTGGACTGAAGGGGTTCCCTTTGGGACAAAAATTGTTGATGGGGTAATATCCAATTTGCCATTCTTGGattataattttcttcaaaattgaCTAAATTTGAACTATGGTTGGAGTTTTGGTCATGTAAATTGGTGTGAAGTGATAATCCAAGATCTTCATTTTGGATTGAATCTCTAGAAATTTCTTGATGTGGAAGGCTTAGTAAATTCATTAATGTTGTCCCGGAATTCATTGGGAAGAATGATTTCGAGGTATCTGCAACAGATGACGTCTCAGGTTCAGGTGCTTGCATCACGTGTGAAGAACTGCTTGGATCTTCTGCTAATTGCCTTTGGACCAAGAATCtgttaaaaatataattaaataaataaaaatatgcaCACTTTAGAACTTAAATTTTTAGATGAGATGATCACAATATTTAACAGAATTCGTACCTAGAAGAAAAAATTGATAGTAGGTGTGGTTCTAAGGCAATATTCCCACTTGAACCAACTTCGCGTTCTATACTTGTGGGAATGTTTTTTAGTTCTACGTCATCGTTTTGGTCCCATGGAGGTAACTCAGCTAGCTTACCAATGGCATTTTTTGCTCTCTTGATTAGCCAATCCACAGCTTTGCTTGGCTTGTCATATCCTAGCCGATCCTGCATTCAACGGATTCAACTGAGTCCAATATTGTCTTATATAAAacatatatactatatattaAAAAGATCATTAAGATTTCAATAAGTACTAAGTTCTGAATCCATGATTATGAAACTGTGCGCAATGGATGAAGTAGAAAAAGCTTAAATATtgaattaattaaatttaaatcttgaatCTGCCTTTACCTGCACGTCATAGAATTGAATAGCGGTGAGAGCAGATAGCCGAACCCTACGATCTCTTGGACCTTTAGCAGTATATACTTTGCTATGCCGGTCCTTCCGGCCAGTGGACCGGGGGATTCGCCCTCCTTCGACTTGTACTATCTCCCCCTCCATGCTCTCTTTACAAATATTTTTGCTGCTCTATAATTTGCatatccaattttttttttcttttctttttcacatgTAAGCTAGACACAAAGAATCTGCTCAAACAAAATCTTGGTTTAATTGGCTAAAAATACGAATCTTTTTTATGTGAGTTTTGGTAGGATTCGACAGCACTAGATGTCTACTATAGCTTTAGGATTGACAAGAAGGTTTTGAGAATggcaagtaaaa includes the following:
- the LOC107826603 gene encoding transcription factor TCP4, encoding MEGEIVQVEGGRIPRSTGRKDRHSKVYTAKGPRDRRVRLSALTAIQFYDVQDRLGYDKPSKAVDWLIKRAKNAIGKLAELPPWDQNDDVELKNIPTSIEREVGSSGNIALEPHLLSIFSSRFLVQRQLAEDPSSSSHVMQAPEPETSSVADTSKSFFPMNSGTTLMNLLSLPHQEISRDSIQNEDLGLSLHTNLHDQNSNHSSNLVNFEENYNPRMANWILPHQQFLSQREPLQSNFSQLISHASELQQPMASAEHKSSIYNSHFNGDFQFPARLIQGEEDINGVICIKPSSGSSSSQH